In Ornithorhynchus anatinus isolate Pmale09 chromosome 17, mOrnAna1.pri.v4, whole genome shotgun sequence, the following proteins share a genomic window:
- the LTN1 gene encoding E3 ubiquitin-protein ligase listerin has translation MGGKNKQRTKGNVRPSSSGRAAELLARERGTVPGFLGFGTSPGEPGYVPAVQGAEETDGPVEADFRVVLRKLSKKDVTTRLKATQEFGAMCRERDAETVRGVLPYWPRIYCKISLDHDRRVREAAQRALERLVTKVRKHLAPHLKSLMGFWLMAQCDPHPPAASAARLAFEAAFPPGRQADAVAFCLDEILGTLRDHLLKETPDTVSDPQTVPEEERKTKFFRILTCSLSALKRLLGLLPSAEVGSAEDKLKPLLSQAKFWKYGRHEAPQVRAAFFELASALCRHAPRTARERAARLCPAVLLGLDDGDPLVCPALWEAALYVPTVVEDCWSHVNAWKGVFPKLWAVMREGGRGQAAVVHPHLLPLLSKIPASVLEPRLEFFQNFFTSLVRGLSSSGAAASPAERAAIFAAFAECCRFVTLQSLGAADEDRALRRMLVDSQLVPLVGAGLRDARWQNGPLFSQTAGVLSAWEAAAESPGEGPEAAAAAAALNGVLSGLWESLARLCRDVVAPPEAEAAALAGVAGLLRALRAPGASPGAGGRAAGGPARPGPVSARREAPLEASVCRLAALSLALVEEHGSGRHLAFLAALLDSCPSDALFRVLAGEEGGDPPAPGAPGPAVRFVERRLPVWLGARPSEELDVLVDLLFGALRRCGGAAERAGVLDRLTQAEPQRDELLLRILRKARSGPAQLALVSAWLPGEVLGRRLVALAALLCGEAPEAPAVPEDRARRGWALLSLALCPPAGCGAWIGAVYVSGILDRLRAALAGAEVPGAAEDGGRLPSAVCDLASDFFRSAGGRPLAAPAQELLLTVFRLCSRASVVARPSDPLVRRLKEAWRSGLDSLAPRLGRGHAPGAFLPSSAQWLKSRVRSSRLDLKSLQALLGPAGEILERLLDAGPPAASLLGLYLERVLPDPRQWTATRRTLGLQWWRRPLLEGRFSWDPEAAGPDRTADPPALPGHLCCAALAGALLLPALRRAAPLRDGLARETVAEMLYALQWCEELEDPPAELLEYEAALRALNVSRDTLCQLTDPNGLLPLLFARAKADGALWALTVARLVHARRVAPAEVMRLLVTPDGLFPLTEGKLHTVQCLFPFLPKENQEELVVHCAARLLTCPEESICQVHGGLGYLAVVNSCLKTARLDGKEREHGILKTVLSWKHLDREIFLFGRSLRGCGSTLVRLNVEMIRFFSLLPRDRALPWTNNEWDFVLCAMLSWLESTWESLLPDSSPLVHLFACLSCDLASTLSAHFQAGAPDDRFPGHLADEWRDFFSEGIHRLLLPLLVELTEESAEQPETPFRTATLESLGHALTFVSRAQLLEHRLPSRLLPEQRSNLPGPLQSLLNTLAPLLRRTRDRPVQVTAYHMLSKLMADLPQFDAQDLGSYGDEEEEPALSPPAALMSVLGSQEDVLDDILDCVPVGEAVAIRPRSPEFGHVLGYLLTWKLVLTFFKAASSQLRVLYSLHLRRTKSLQKLLYHLFRLMPACPVYPADPGRPPAKEPKTFFTEELRLDVKGTAAPATLIPHLACWVYRVALKDLPAMVRLWWNGCDKRVFGLVDKFTSRHVSGVLSAHEIASVQSSARLFGGMTVKARSATREVVATYSVDDVFIELIIQLPPNYPLGSVAVESGKRVGVAAQQWRTWTLQLSTYLTHQNGSIMEGLALWKNNVDKRFEGVEDCMICFSVIHGFNYSLPKKACRTCRKKFHSACLYKWFTSSNRSTCPLCRETFF, from the exons ATGGGCGGGAAGAACAAGCAGCGGACCAAGGGGAACGTGAGG CCGTCCAGCAGCGGCCGCGCGGCCGAGCTCCTGGCCAGAGAGCGGGGGACGGTCCCGGGCTTCCTCGGCTTCGGGACGTCCCCCGGCGAGCCGGGCTACGTCCCCGCCGTCCAGGGGGCCGAGGAGACGGACGGCCCGGTGGAGGCGGACTTCCGCGTGGTCCTGCGCAAGCTCTCCAAGAAGGACGTCACCACCCGACTCAAG GCGACGCAGGAGTTCGGAGCCATGTGTCGAGAGCGCGACGCGGAGACCGTCAGGGGAGTCCTCCCGTACTGGCCCCGGATCTACTGCAAGATCTCCCTG GATCACGACCGGCGGGTGCGGGAGGCCGCCCAGCGGGCCTTGGAGAGGCTCGTCACCAAAGTCCGCAAGCACCTGGCCCCTCACCTCAAGAGCCTCATGGGCTTCTGGCTCATGGCCCAGTGCGACCCCCAtccgcccgccgcctccgccgcccgcctggcCTTCGAGGCCGCCTTCCCCCCCGGCAGGCAGGCCGACGCCGTGGCCTTCTGTCTGGACGAGATCCTCGGC aCGCTGCGGGACCACCTCCTGAAGGAGACCCCGGACACCGTCAGCGATCCGCA GACCGTcccggaggaagagaggaagaccaAGTTCTTCCGGATTCTGACCTGTTCCCTGTCGGCCCTGAAGAGGCTGCTCGGCCTGCTGCCGAGCGCCGAGGTGGGCTCCGCGGAGGACAAGCTgaagcccctcctctcccaggccaAGTTCTGGAAATACGGCAGACACGAGGCCCCTCAG GTGCGCGCGGCCTTCTTCGAGCTGGCGTCGGCGCTGTGCCGGCACGCGCCGCGGACGGCGAGGGAGCGGGCGGCCCGGCTGTGCCCCGCCGTCCTCCTCGGCCTCGACGACGGCGACCCCCTGGTCTGCCCGGCCCTCTGGGAAGCCGCGCTGTACGTGCCGACCGTCGTGGAG GACTGCTGGAGCCACGTGAACGCGTGGAAGGGCGTGTTCCCCAAGCTGTGGGCCGTGATGCGCGAGGGCGGCCGCGGGCAGGCCGCCGTCGTCCACCCtcacctcctgcccctgctcAGCAAGATCCCCGCCTCCGTCCTGGAGCCCAGGCTGGAGTTTTTCCAGAACTTCTTCACGTCCCTGGTCCGGGG gctgtcGTCGTCGGGGGCCGCGGCCAGCCCCGCGGAGCGGGCCGCCATCTTCGCCGCCTTCGCGGAGTGCTGCCGCTTCGTCACGCTGCAGAGCCTGGGCGCCGCCGACGAGGACCGGGCCCTGCGCCGGATGCTCGTCGACAGTCAG CTGGTCCCTCTGGTCGGAGCCGGCCTCCGGGACGCGCGATGGCAGAACGGCCCGCTCTTCTCCCAGACGGCCGGGgtcctgagcgcctgggaggCCGCCGCCGAGAGCCCCGGGGAGGGCCCGGAGGccgcggccgcggcggcggcctTGAACGGAGTCCTGTCCGGCCTGTGGGAGAGCCTGGCCCGCCTCTGCCGGGACGTCGTGGCCCCGCCGGAGGCCGAGGCCGCGGCCCTGGCGGGCGTCGCCGGCCTGCTGCGGGCCCTCCgggcccccggggcctccccgggggcggggggccgggcggccggcgGG cccgcccggccgggccccgtctCGGCCCGGCGGGAGGCCCCGCTGGAAGCCTCGGTCTGCCGGCTGGCCGCCCTGAGCCTCGCCCTCGTCGAGGAGCACGGGTCCGGGCGCCACCTCGCCTTCCTCGCGGCCCTGCTCGACTCCTGCCCGTCGGACGCCTTGTTCCGGGTGCTGGCGGGCGAGGAGGGCGgggaccccccggccccgggggcccccggccccgccgtgcGCTTCGTGGAGCGGAGGCTGCCGGTCTGGCTGGGGGCCCGCCCGAGCGAGGAGCTGGACGTCCTGGTGGACCTCCTGTTCGGCGCCCTGCGCCGCTGCGGCGGCGCCGCCGAGAGGGCCGGCGTCCTGGACCGTCTGACCCAG GCCGAACCGCAGCGGGACGAGCTCCTCCTCCGGATCCTGCGGAAG gcccgttCCGGCCCCGCTCAGCTGGCCTTAGTGTCCGCGTGGCTCCCGGGAGAGGTCCTGGGCCGGAGGCTGGTGGCCCTGGCCGCCCTCCTGTGCGGGGAGGCCCCGGAGGCCCCGGCCGTCCCGGAGGATCGCGCCCGCCGCGGGTGGGCCCTGCTCAGCCTGGCCCTGTGCCCGCCCGCCGGATGCG GCGCCTGGATCGGAGCCGTCTACGTCTCCGGGATCCTCGACCGCCTGCGGGCCGCCCTGGCCGGGGCCGAGGTCCCCGGCGCCGCCGAGGACGGCGGGCGGCTGCCGTCGGCCGTCTGCGACCTGGCCTCGGACTTCTTCCGCTCGGCGGGCGGACGTCCGCTCGCGGCCCCGGCCCAGGAGCTGCTGCTGACCGTCTTCCGGCTGTGCTCCCGGGCGTCGGTCGTCGCGCGCCCGTCCG ACCCGCTGGTCCGCCGGCTGAAGGAGGCGTGGCGGTCGGGCCTCGACTCCCTGGCCCCGCGGCTGGGCCGCGGCCACGCCCCCGGCGCCTTCCTGCCCTCGTCGGCCCAGTGGCTCAAGAGTCGGGTCCGCTCCTCTCGGCTGGACCTGAAGAG CCTTCAGGCGCTGCTGGGTCCGGCCGGGGAGATCCTGGAGAGGCTCCTGGAcgccggcccgccggccgccTCCCTTCTGGGCCTCTACCTGGAGCGGGTGCTGCCCGACCCCCGCCAGTGGACGGCCACGCGGCGGACGCTGGGCCTCCAG TGGTGGCGCCGGCCCCTGCTGGAGGGGCGCTTCTCCTGGGACCCCGAGGCCGCGGGGCCCGACCGGACCGCCGACCCGCCGGCCCTCCCCGGTCACCTGTGCTGCGCGGCCCTGGCCGGGGCGCTGCTGCTGCCGGCCCTGCGCCGCGCCGCGCCTCTGCGCGACGGCCTCGCCCGGGAGACAG TCGCCGAGATGCTGTACGCGCTGCAGTGGTGCGAGGAGCTGGAAGACCCGCCGGCCGAGCTCCTGGAGTACGAGGCCGCGCTTCGGGCCCTGAACGTCTCTCGGGACACTCTGTGTCAGCTGACCGACCCCAAcggcctcctccccctgctcttcgcCAG ggccAAGGCCGACGGGGCCCTCTGGGCTCTGACCGTGGCCCGCCTGGTCCACGCGCGACGCGTCGCCCCCGCCGAAGTGATGCGCCTGTTGGTGACCCCGGACGG gctCTTCCCCCTCACCGAAGGGAAGCTGCACACGGTTCAGTGCCTGTTCCCGTTCCTGCCCAAGGAGAACCAGGAAGAACTGGTGGTCCACTGCGCCGCTCGCCTTCTCACCTGCCCGGAAGAGAGCATCTGCCAAGTTCACG GGGGCCTGGGCTACCTGGCCGTCGTCAACTCCTGCCTGAAGACGGCCCGTTTGgacggaaaggagagggagcacgGGATCCTGAAGACCGTCCTGTCGTGGAAGCACCTGGACCGGGAGATCTTCCTGTTCGGCCG CTCTCTGAGGGGCTGCGGCTCGACCCTGGTCCGGCTGAACGTGGAGATGATCCGCTTCTTCTCCCTGCTGCCCCGGGACCGCGCCCTGCCCTGGACCAACAACGAGTGGGACTTCGTCCTGTGCGCCATGCTGTCCTGGCTGGAG agcacgtgggagagcCTGCTCCCGGACTCGTCCCCGCTGGTCCACCTCTTCGCCTGCCTCAGCTGCGACCTGGCCAGCACGCTGAGCGCCCACTTCCAGGCCGGCGCGCCCGACGACCGCTTCCCCGGCCACCTGGCCGACGAGTGGCGGGACTTCTTCTCCGAAGGCATCCACcggctgctgctgcccctgctcgtggagctcacag agGAGAGCGCCGAGCAGCCGGAGACGCCCTTCCGGACGGCCACGCTGGAGTCCCTGGGCCACGCGCTGACCTTCGTCTCGCGCGCTCAGCTGCTGGAGCACCGGCTCCCCTCCCGCCTGCTGCCCGAGCAGAGGAGCAACCTGCCCGGCCCGCTGCAGTCCCTGCTCAACACCCTGGCCCCGCTGCTGCGGCGGACCCGGGACAGGCCCGTCCAAGTCACCGCCTACCACATGCTGTCCAA GTTGATGGCCGACCTGCCCCAGTTCGACGCCCAAGATCTCGGGTCCTAcggcgacgaggaggaggagccggcccT GTCCCCCCCGGCCGCCCTGATGTCCGTCCTCGGCTCCCAGGAAGACGTGCTGGACGACATCTTGGACTGCGTGCCCGTCGGAGAGGCGGTGGCCATCCGGCCCCGGAGCCCCGAGTTCGGCCACGTCCTCGGGTACCTCCTGACCTGGAAGCTGGTCCTCACTTTCTTCAAGGCGGCCTCCTCCCAG ctgcggGTCCTCTACTCCCTGCACCTGCGGCGGACCAAGAGCCTCCAGAAGCTGCTGTACCACCTGTTCCGGCTCATGCCCGCCTGCCCCGTCTACCCGGCcgaccccggccggcccccggccaaGGAGCCCAAGACCTTCTTCACGGAGGAGCTCCGCCTGGACGTCAAAG GGACGGCGGCCCCGGCCACGCTGATCCCGCACCTGGCCTGCTGGGTCTACCGCGTGGCCCTGAAGGACCTGCCGGCCATGGTGCGGCTCTGGTGGAACGGCTGCGACAAGCGCGTCTTCGGCCTCGTGGACAAGTTCACCAGCCGGCACGTGAGCGGCGTGCTGTCGGCCCACGAGATCGCCTCCGTGCAGTCCAGCGCCCGGCTCTTCGGCGGCATGACG GTCAAGGCCCGCTCGGCCACGCGCGAGGTGGTGGCCACCTACTCGGTGGACGACGTCTTCATCGAGCTCATCATCCAGCTGCCCCCCAACTACCCGCTGGGCTCCGTCGCGGTGGAGAGCGGGAAGCGGGTGGGCGTGGCGGCGCAGCAGTGGCGCACCTGGACGCTGCAGCTCAGCACCTACCTGACGCACCAG AACGGCAGCATCATGGAGGGCCTGGCCCTGTGGAAGAACAACGTGGACAAGCGGTTCGAGGGGGTGGAGGACTGCATGATCTGCTTCTCCGTcatccacggcttcaactactccCTCCCCAAGAAGGCCTGCCGGACCTGCCGGAAGAAGTTCCACTCGGCCTGCCTG taCAAGTGGTTCACCTCCAGCAACAGATCCACCTGCCCCCTGTGCCGCGAGACCTTCTTCTGA
- the N6AMT1 gene encoding methyltransferase N6AMT1 gives MRARKETMSGRPAAPVPPHPPVGRGAFREVYEPDDDTYLLLDALDRAALDLAGVEVCLEVGSGSGVVSAFLASVIGPGALYLCTDLNPQAAACTLETAARNRVLVQPVVTDLVRGLLPRLRGAVDLLVFNPPYVPTPSHEVGSPGVASAWAGGRRGREVTDRLLPAAAELLSAGGLFFLVTVRENDPEDILAAMEAAGLPGSVALTRRAGGESLSVLRFRRPRR, from the exons atgcgcgcgcggaAGGAGACGATGTCGGGCCGCCCCGCGGCTCCAGTGCCCCCGCACCCCCCCGTGGGCCGCGGCGCCTTCCGCGAGGTCTACGAGCCGGACGACGACACCTACCTGCTGCTAGACGCTCTGGACCGGGCCGCCCTCGACCTCGCCGG GGTGGAGGTCTGCCTCGAGGTGGGATCCGGCTCCGGCGTGGTGTCGGCCTTCTTGGCTTCGGTCATCGGCCCGGGGGCCCTGTACCT GTGCACCGACCTCAACCCCCAGGCGGCCGCCTGCACCCTGGAGACCGCCGCCCGCAACCGGGTCCTCGTCCAGCCCGTCGTCACGGACCTG GTGCGGGGCCTGCTGCCCCGGCTGCGGGGGGCCGTGGACCTCCTGGTGTTCAACCCGCCGTACGTGCCCACTCCGTCCCACGAG GTGGGAAGCCCCGGCGTCGCCTCCGCCTGGGCGGGTGGCCGACGCGGACGGGAGGTCACGGACAGACTGCTGCCCGCGGCGGCGGAGCTCCTGTCGGCCGGCGGCCTCTTCTTCCTGGTGACCGTCCGGGAGAACGACCCag AGGACATCCTGGCGGCGATGGAGGCGGCGGGCCTGCCGGGCTCGGTGGCGCTGACCCGGCGGGCGGGAGGAGAGAGCCTGTCGGTGCTGCGCTTCCGCCGACCGCGGCGCTGA